The Christiangramia flava JLT2011 genome has a segment encoding these proteins:
- the udk gene encoding uridine kinase yields MRILKNSNFKTNNYLCKNFKNMLIIGIAGGTGSGKTTVVNQIIEELKNEEVDVISQDSYYSDTSHLSFDERKKINFDHPKSIDFDLLGEHLQQLKNGEDIQQPVYSFKDHNRTGETITIHPRKVVIVEGILILTHPEIRELFDIKIYVHADSDERLIRRLKRDIAERGRDLEEVLWRYQTTLKPMHQQFIEPTKEFADIIIPTNRYNTVAVDIVQTIIKDRLS; encoded by the coding sequence ATGCGTATTTTGAAAAATTCTAATTTTAAAACTAATAATTACCTTTGCAAAAATTTTAAGAATATGCTCATTATAGGAATCGCCGGTGGTACCGGAAGCGGTAAAACCACCGTGGTCAATCAGATTATCGAAGAACTTAAAAATGAGGAAGTTGATGTAATCTCGCAGGATTCCTATTACAGTGATACCTCACACCTGAGCTTTGACGAGCGAAAAAAGATCAATTTTGACCATCCAAAATCGATAGATTTTGACCTGCTGGGCGAGCACCTTCAGCAACTGAAGAATGGCGAAGACATTCAGCAACCGGTCTACTCCTTTAAAGATCACAACCGTACCGGCGAAACGATCACCATCCATCCACGGAAAGTGGTTATCGTGGAAGGAATTTTGATCCTTACGCATCCTGAAATTCGGGAATTGTTCGATATCAAGATCTACGTGCATGCCGATAGTGATGAAAGGCTCATTCGCCGACTCAAACGCGATATTGCCGAACGAGGCCGTGACCTCGAAGAAGTGCTCTGGCGATACCAAACCACCCTTAAACCCATGCACCAGCAATTCATCGAACCCACGAAAGAGTTTGCAGATATTATCATTCCTACCAATCGATACAATACGGTAGCTGTTGATATCGTTCAAACAATTATCAAAGATCGCTTATCCTAA
- a CDS encoding FtsB family cell division protein, which produces MKFSQLRKKAWFRFFSNKYVLISLVFAVWMIFLDTNSWFIHHELDQEINELKDNKEFFQTEIANDKSIIKNLNDSVELEKFARQKYYMKRENEDIYIIEYDTVD; this is translated from the coding sequence ATGAAATTCAGCCAACTCCGTAAAAAAGCATGGTTTAGGTTCTTCAGCAATAAATATGTGCTGATCAGCCTGGTCTTTGCCGTCTGGATGATCTTTCTTGACACCAATTCCTGGTTCATTCATCACGAACTCGACCAGGAGATCAACGAGCTGAAAGACAATAAGGAGTTTTTTCAAACTGAAATTGCCAACGATAAATCCATTATCAAGAATCTCAACGATTCTGTAGAACTGGAAAAATTTGCCCGGCAGAAATACTACATGAAAAGAGAAAATGAAGACATCTACATTATCGAGTACGACACCGTAGACTAA